The window GCTTCGGTTAAAACTGATATTTTTAGAAGAAAAAATATTGTAATAAATCACAATTAACTGGTCATTGAAAATAAATTGTTTTAGCGTTGTTATGTCTTACTGTTGTCATTCCAAATGAAAGGAATCAGCCCGAGGCTGACCCCGCCAAAGGCGGGGAAATCAATAAATGCGCCCGTAGTTCAATTGGATAGAGCACTGGCCTCCGAACACGATTTTACCTCGACGATATAATCGATCTATTGACGGAAATGCTTACATAGCGTTTGCCAGGGTTTTATAGTGTTTTACATTAAAGTGGTCACAAATCGGTCACAAGTTAATGAGCGAACCAGGCTTGACAAGTACAGCTAAATCCCATATAATAGACACAAATCCCATATAATGGACACTTATGAAAAAGAATATACTCTTCTTTACCAACCATCAAAAGGTTCTCGCCTTTCTGCTCTCGCATCCTTCCGAGCAGTTTTATGACCGTCAGATAGCTAACCTGGCTAAGATGAGTCGTTCGGGAACGAATCGCGCGCTTATAGAGCTTGCGAAGGTTGGTCTCATTGAAAAGAGTAATCGGGGCAGAATGAATTACTATAGCGTCAATGCTGGATCCGCCTTAATTAAACAATTGAAAACCGTGTTAACGCTTTCAGAATTGGATAATTTAATAGAAGATATCAAACCCTATGCCAGGCAAATTATCCTATTTGGAAGCGCTGCTAAAGGTGAAAACAGGAAAGAAAGCGATTATGACTTGTTCGTCTTAACCAGCGAGAAGGATAAGGTTAATGAGATACTGTTAAAGAGCGGTATGCGTGAAAACATTCAGCCAATAATAGTGACACCGAACGATTGGATAAAAACAAAAAAGACAAATGCGGTATTTTATAAGGAAGTACTTAGCGGAAACATCCTATGGGAAAAGCAGTAAATTTAGACTTCCAAGCAGGCCTTGAACGAAAAAGAATAGTTCATTTTCCAGATGCTGTTAAGCTGGTGAAAGATGAACTCGCTGCTTCCTTGCAGGATTTGGATGAAGCAGTTGACCGTTTCAAGAACAAAAAATACAAGTACGCCACTATAACCGCATACTATGCAATGTTTCATTAACCGCATACTATGCAATGTTTCATTGTGCCCGGGCTTTAATCTATTCGGCAGGGTACAGGGAGAAAAGTCACTATTATCTACTGGTTGCATTGCGCGCGCTATTCGTAGGGCCTAAAATGCTTGATGAAAAACTAATAGTGGAATTCCATGAAGCCATGGCACTTAGAGAGGGAGCTGATTATCATTCTGAGTTTTCCAAAGAAGGCGCAGAATCTGTAATAGAATCAGCTCGTGAAATGCTAAAGAAATCGAAGAACATTTTACATAAAGATATTTGAATTCCAAAGTAAAGAATGGGTGCTTCCCGAGCCAACATACGAAGAAGCAGGAAGAGGATGTGCAAAAAGGTCAAGAAAGATGGGTCGGAGAAAAACTTTCCACAAACCAGCAAAAGATATTAAAATTAATTGCCCATGAAGAATAAGTACCACTCCTTTGTTTTTTAGTGCCTAACAAGCATTTAAGTGCCTTCCTTTTCATTCAGATGTATCTTGCCTTTGATATTATTTATATATGCATCTATAAGTATGGTAAGGGTATATTATAGTAAGCAATAATAAATATTACTTGTATTTGACATTGTCGTGTATTTTGTATACACTTATCAACAAGTGCATACAAAATATACGGAGATAAGATGTCGCCAAAAGTAAAGTCGCTTATTAAATTTATTCAACAAAAAGGCGGGGCAGCCAGGTTTTCGGCTATTCTTAAGGCTGGTTTTCATTCAGACTCAATTGCTATGCTCGTAGAAAGTGGCGAGGTGGAAAAGATTGGCAAAGGGCTTTACCAGCTTATCAGTAGTTTTCCTTCATCTCATCCAGATCTTATAACCGCATCACTTCAGGCGCCGAATGGGATAATATGCCTTATTTCAGCGCTTTCATTCCATGAAGCTACTGTTGAAATCCCAAAATATGTTAATATTGCTATTCTTCGCGGAACTCGTGCAAATAAAATCGAATATCCTCCAGTAAGATATTATATGTTCTCCAGTAAAGCATGGTCGGCTGGTATCGATACCCATGAGATAGACGGTCGTAAAATAAAAGTTTATAACCTTGCAAAAACAGTTGTTGATTGTTTTAAATTTAGGAACAAGATAGGTATAGATGTCGCAAGGGCGGCCCTTAAAACGGCTATAATTGACAAAAAAATTAGTCCTAATGATATTATGCATTTCGCAAAGATTTGCCGTGTAAACAGTATAATTCAGCCTATATTGGAAGCAATGCTATGAAAAAAGAAATAAAAAACTTACCAGCCTCTATTCGAGGTCAACTGATAAATAAAGCCAAGGAAACTAATAGACAAATCTCTGAAGTAATGCAGTATTATGCCATGGAGCGTTTTCTTTATAGATTCGGTCAATCCCAATATTCCAAAAAGTTTGTTCTAAAAGGTGCTTTAATGTTTACGGTTTGGCAGGTTCCGGACCGCAGAGCAACTCTTGACATAGATTTTTTGTCTCGACATGATAATCAGGTAGACAGCATTATTAAGGTGATAAAAGAAGTTTGCCGCGAAAAAGTAGTCAATGATGGATTGAAATTCGATCCTGAAACTGTCGTAGGGCATAAAATAAGGGAGAATGCCGATTATTCCGGAGTAAGAGTTAAATTTATTGTTTTTCTAGAGCGTTCCAGAATATCCATGCAAATAGATGTAGGTTTTGGTGATATTGTTTATCCAAAACCAGTAAACATAGATTATCCGGCATTATTGGATCTACCCGCTCCTCACCTCAAAGGGTATACTACTGAAAGCGTTATTGGTGAAAAATTTGAAGCTATGGTTAAACTTGACCTGCTAAATAGTCGAATGAAAGATTTCTATGATATTTGGATTATGATCCGCCAGTTCAATTTTAAGGGCCAAGTATTGGCTGAAGCGCTGAGAGCTACTTTTACTCATCGCAAAACAACCATGCCTGCGCATAAACCTATATTTGCAGAACAAATATATGATAATAATTCTGATAGGCAAATACTATGGGAAACATTTATAAATAAGTCGGGTATTAAGCATGTACCGGAAAAACTGTCTGCTATAGCTAAAGAAATTGAGGATTTTCTTATTCAGCCCTTGGACGCAATAAATAAAGGCCAAGAGTTTGATAAATCATGGAAGGCTCCAGGGCCATGGCATAAGTAGCTCATGAGCTATCCATTATGTTTGCCGCAAAACTATAGGACATTATTGGACATTGCCTTAGGACATTTTGCTGCAAATATGGGGCAAAACAATAGATAAGTGTTTGAGAATACGACGTAATCTATAGTTTGACGCAATCCGATGGGCCGGAACTTGTACATAACTCCTTTGCGATTTTATGACAAAATCGAAAAATAATTCCGCCCAAAGCAGAACAAAAGAACTTTCTCAGAAAACTTGATTCAATGAACATTAATGCTTATACATTATTTTCAACAGAAGAAAGTTTAATGAGTTCATTATCAAATAGATAATTTATATTGCATATCTAACAAATCAATCCAGCTGACGCCGCTCTGCGGCGCAGCTGATTTCGGATGTTAGACAAAGGAAAGTACAATGAATATATTAAGTATTATTGTCGCAACTGTTAAAATTATTATCATCCCCATCACCATCGTTATTGTTGGGATATTAATATCAAATAGACTAGAAAACAAAAATAACTGGTCTGTAAAATGGAGTGAAGATTTCTTTCAGCTATTTCATGATTTCAATGTTGCTGTAGAAGATTTAATATATTGTCTGTTTAGCCTTTCCGAGATTACTAAGGAAAGGCAACTATCACAACAAGAAGTAAAAGACTTTAATGAAAAAATCAATAAAATAAGCTCTGACATCACTAGAAAAGAATTTGGCATGCGTACACAGCTTTGTTTTGCACCATCGCTAAATAATCGGGGAATGACAACAAAAGAAAATATGACCGAACAACTTATTTCAACACAAAAAGAAAAATTCAATTTTGATGCCCCAAGTGGACAAATACGGATTGCCTACTTCATTTTGATCCATCGCTTTCCCGAACAGTTTAAAAGACTTTTTAAAGCCATTTACCACCCAGAAAATTACTATTTAATCCATTTAGACAAAAAAAATAGCTTAGAAATTTATGACGACATTCAAAATTTTCTAGCGAATTTTTTAAACGCATATATGCTAGAGAGTGAGAATGTAGTTTGGGGCGGATATAGTATGGTTCAAGCTGAATTAAGTGGCATCAAATACCTTTTAGATATCAATGCTGAATGGGATTTTTTTATCAACCTTAGCGGACAAGATTTTCCGCTTAAATCCCAAGATTTTATTCGTGATTTTCTTGGTAAAAACAAGGGGAATAATTTTATCAAAATTGCAAATCAGGCTATGGATAGACCAGAAACCATGAACCGCATTGAAAATTATTTTGTAGAAACAGACACTGGGTTTTCGGGAGTTCCTTACAAAAGGGCGTATCTTAAAGATGTTATTTCCTACATTGGAGGACAATGGAAGATTTTGACAAGGGAATGTTGTGAATTCATTTGTAATAGTGGTGAGGTGAAAAAGTTTGAGGATTACTATCTTCATACGTTAATACCAGATGAATCGTTCTTTCAGACAGTGATGATGAATACCTCATTTAACGGAAAAATAATAAATGATGACAAAAGAGCTATCATTTGGATACCAGATATAGGCATTAAACTTCGCTCGAAAACCCTTACGGAGAGTGATACTAAATCTTTAATCGCAAGTGGAAAAATCAAACTACGCCCAAAAACTCTTACAAAAGACGACATTGATTTTCTTCTATTAAGCGACAATTTGTTTGCTCGAAAATTTGATGACAATATTGACGCAAACATTTTAGACATTGTAGAAACAAATTTTGATTTGCCTTTAACTTCTGTTAAAATAAGCAATGTAGTGATAGTGAACTAATAATTGGAGGAAAGGGAACCTTTTTCTCGAATCTTTTTGCCTAATCAGTCGCTGAAGTGCTGGAAAATAGGGGCAGAAACTTATTAAAAGCCTAACAAATCGTTCAAGACCTTTTGGGTAGATTGAAGGAAGAGCGGGAAACTAATAATCCGCTTGTGTTTTGTGATGATAATGGTTTAACATATAGCAGACACATGAAGCCTAACGAATATTCTCAGTTCATTTATGCTTGGCACAAGGCAGTAAAACAATCTGGTTTGAAGGATTTTAGGTTTCACGATCTAAGGCATACTTTTATGACCTGGGATAGGGAAAAAGGCGCTGATTTGATAATACTCAAAGAATTGGCAAGGCATAAAACAATAGATATGGTATTGAGATATGCACATGTGGGAGAGACTTCCAAGAAGAATGCTGTTGAACGTTTGTGTTCAAAACAAACGGGAACAATCGGACACACGAAAAAAAATGGTCACAAAATGGTCACAAACGCAGAAAAAAAGAGTATAATTATAAATCCTGATATCGTGAATATGCATGTAAATTCAAGCAATATGCGCCCG is drawn from Endomicrobiales bacterium and contains these coding sequences:
- a CDS encoding nucleotidyltransferase domain-containing protein, giving the protein MKKNILFFTNHQKVLAFLLSHPSEQFYDRQIANLAKMSRSGTNRALIELAKVGLIEKSNRGRMNYYSVNAGSALIKQLKTVLTLSELDNLIEDIKPYARQIILFGSAAKGENRKESDYDLFVLTSEKDKVNEILLKSGMRENIQPIIVTPNDWIKTKKTNAVFYKEVLSGNILWEKQ
- a CDS encoding nucleotidyl transferase AbiEii/AbiGii toxin family protein, which codes for MKKEIKNLPASIRGQLINKAKETNRQISEVMQYYAMERFLYRFGQSQYSKKFVLKGALMFTVWQVPDRRATLDIDFLSRHDNQVDSIIKVIKEVCREKVVNDGLKFDPETVVGHKIRENADYSGVRVKFIVFLERSRISMQIDVGFGDIVYPKPVNIDYPALLDLPAPHLKGYTTESVIGEKFEAMVKLDLLNSRMKDFYDIWIMIRQFNFKGQVLAEALRATFTHRKTTMPAHKPIFAEQIYDNNSDRQILWETFINKSGIKHVPEKLSAIAKEIEDFLIQPLDAINKGQEFDKSWKAPGPWHK
- a CDS encoding tyrosine-type recombinase/integrase, whose protein sequence is MFCDDNGLTYSRHMKPNEYSQFIYAWHKAVKQSGLKDFRFHDLRHTFMTWDREKGADLIILKELARHKTIDMVLRYAHVGETSKKNAVERLCSKQTGTIGHTKKNGHKMVTNAEKKSIIINPDIVNMHVNSSNMRP
- a CDS encoding HEPN domain-containing protein, yielding MFHCARALIYSAGYREKSHYYLLVALRALFVGPKMLDEKLIVEFHEAMALREGADYHSEFSKEGAESVIESAREMLKKSKNILHKDI
- a CDS encoding type IV toxin-antitoxin system AbiEi family antitoxin domain-containing protein → MSPKVKSLIKFIQQKGGAARFSAILKAGFHSDSIAMLVESGEVEKIGKGLYQLISSFPSSHPDLITASLQAPNGIICLISALSFHEATVEIPKYVNIAILRGTRANKIEYPPVRYYMFSSKAWSAGIDTHEIDGRKIKVYNLAKTVVDCFKFRNKIGIDVARAALKTAIIDKKISPNDIMHFAKICRVNSIIQPILEAML
- a CDS encoding beta-1,6-N-acetylglucosaminyltransferase: MNILSIIVATVKIIIIPITIVIVGILISNRLENKNNWSVKWSEDFFQLFHDFNVAVEDLIYCLFSLSEITKERQLSQQEVKDFNEKINKISSDITRKEFGMRTQLCFAPSLNNRGMTTKENMTEQLISTQKEKFNFDAPSGQIRIAYFILIHRFPEQFKRLFKAIYHPENYYLIHLDKKNSLEIYDDIQNFLANFLNAYMLESENVVWGGYSMVQAELSGIKYLLDINAEWDFFINLSGQDFPLKSQDFIRDFLGKNKGNNFIKIANQAMDRPETMNRIENYFVETDTGFSGVPYKRAYLKDVISYIGGQWKILTRECCEFICNSGEVKKFEDYYLHTLIPDESFFQTVMMNTSFNGKIINDDKRAIIWIPDIGIKLRSKTLTESDTKSLIASGKIKLRPKTLTKDDIDFLLLSDNLFARKFDDNIDANILDIVETNFDLPLTSVKISNVVIVN